In Terriglobia bacterium, the genomic stretch TCTTTCGCACTTCAGAGGGTGTTCATTGGGATCCCTTTTTTTCCCGAACCACCGGATTGAACAGAAGATCCTGAAAATCAAAACTGAAATTGGTGAGCGGCGAGACAGGGGCCATTTTCATCTGGTCAATCGTTCCGTCAGGCTTGAGAGAGAAGGTCACAAAGGCGTCGGCCACCAGCGAGCGGTCGCGCCAGCGGGCGATGAAGGTGTCATATTGCCAGTGCTCCAGGCTCCCGACCAGGGCGGGCGTGTGGTCGAAACGGATGGCCAGCGTTCCATTCTGCAGGGCTAAGGAGATCGTCCCGTACCAGGCGTCGCGATACTCGCCCGCATACTTTTCGAGCGGGAGCGAGGCTTTGGAGCCCGTGGCTCGATTTGCCTTTTGCTTGTTCTCCTCCTCCTTTGCCTTCGCTTCGTCGGTCTGTAATACAGGGTAATACGCGGTCACCCAGTCGGTGGGCGGTGCCCCCAGGTACTCGTCCAGGGGGTGATACGTAACGGCCTGAAATACATCCCCCCGTTCCTGGTTCGTCAGCACCACGATGCCGAGCTTCGGGTCTGGCACCAGGGTGACCCTTGAGACCACACCGGCAAGACTTCCGGTGTGCGATACAATTCTCCTGCTCCGGTAGTCAGCCAGCCCCCCGCCGAGTCCGTACGCAGAGAAGTCTGGACGCAGGAATCTTTTCATGGGTATGCTCCGGGTGGGTAAGGCTCAACAGGATTGAGGAGCCCGATATCGCGCCGCGAACCGCTACCCCTCCTTCTTTAACTTCTCGACGAGACCCTGAAATGCAGGCTCCTTTCGGATGGGCTCAAGGTCAGGATCGGTTTCAAGCGCCAGAACATCCTTGAAGCCCTTCTCCACGGCGTTTTGTAGAGCCTCAATGGCATCTTTTTTCTTTCCGTCCTGCGAATAAGCGCAGGCGAGATGGTATAACACCCTTGGATTCTCCGGGCTGATTTGGGCGGCAAGCGAAAAATTGAAGGCAGCAAGGCTGTAGTTCCGGGCTTGGAAGAATTGCATCCCCTCCTGGTTGAGCTGGACAGTCATCAGACTCAGAACGCGCCGCGCGACGAGTCGATCTGGGGTATCTTCTTTTCTAGCGGCGGTCCGCTTCAGGTCAGCGATTTCATTCTTCAGTTCCTGGCGTACCGAGGAGGAGTTCCCGCCACTCTGATACCTCTCTTTGAGCGCATAAAGTTTGCTGCCCAGCTCATTCTGACGATCTTCCTGCTCCTGCTCGCTCCGGAGGGACCGTCTGACCTCCTTCGAGTTTTCCAGGCGCGCGCGCTCGCTGTTAAATGCGGTGACATCCCGGAGGCCCTTGAAATCCGCCTCCAGGGCCTTGTAACCGAGAAACGCTTCATAGGCATTCTTCGACGAATTGTCGCTCTGAGCCTTTTGAACTGCCTTTTTGAGCACCTCGTCGATCAGCGTCTCGTCTCTCGTCCGTTTTCCTGATTTCATCGCCTGCAATTCCATCCATTCCACCGCATCCCCGCAAACTTCCGGAGGAGGCCAATCGTGGCTTCCCTTGAACATGACTATTCGGTGAGGAACTGCGAGGCGATCCAAAGTCTGATCCAGCTTCCGCATTTCGGAAAAATTGAAATCTTCGAACCCGACCGTGCCAAAGTATGCAAACGGGAGGGAGGGCGAGGGGTTTATTTCGGAGGGGAAACCGGCGCCGCAACCGATCACCCCGGCGGCAAGTCCTTTCAATGAGTAAGCCACAGAAACGGCCACCCGGGCGCCCCCCGAAAAGCCGGCGAGATAAACGCGGTTCTCATTGATCGAGAATCGGGTCTGGGTATCTTCAAATAATGCGCGAATGGCCGCAATGACTGGCTCGGGCGGTCCATTGCGGGAATTGTTCGAGCCCGCCAGAATATATCCATACCTCTCCGCGGCCTCTTTGAAACGCTCGACCGGGAGTCGCCCCCGCGCCCCCGCATCAAACGCATAAAGAATGGGCCACTTTCTTTCGGGGGTGTAGTGCGAGGGGAGATAGAGTGCGTACGTTTGTCGGGGATCGGCCTGACACGCGACCTTGTCAACGATCTGTCCCCGGGGAAGATTCTCCGGAGGAAATGCGCCCACCTGAGAGGAGGCGAATACTAGAAACCAGAACAGGGCAATCCTCAACAAGTTCACGAGCCGGCTTCTCATAAGGACTGGACGGGAGAAGGGAGGACACAATTCCGGCCTCTCTGTTTGGCCTGGTACAGGCGTTCGTCGGCCAAACGGATGAGGTCGGCGGGAGTATGAGCATCCTCGGGATAGGTAGCGACCCCAAAACTGGCCGTGGCACGGTAGGGTCCGTCATGATGATCTCCCCAAAAGACGGCCTCCTGCGTCTTGTGGCGAAGCTTCTCGGCCACGCCCAGCGCATCCGGGCGGGTCGTATTCGGAAGGATCGCACTGAACTCGTCCCCTCCGTAGCGGGCAATGATGTCGCTGTCGCGCAAGGAATTCATCAGGAGCACCGACACCTGCTTGAGAATCGCATCCCCCGTCAGGTGGCCATGGACGTCGTTGATCGACTTGAAGCGATCGATGTCGCACATGACAAAGGAACATGGTTTGCCGAGACGATTCATGCGATGCAGTTCCAGCTCAAGCTGTTCCATCAGGAAGCGATGGTTGTAAAGGCCCGTCAAGCCGTCGCGATTCGCGCGGACATCGACCCATCGGGCATTGGCTAGCGCAATGGAGGCGTAGTCCGCCACGGCTGACAGAACCCGTTCATCATTGCGGGTGAAGCCATTCAAGCGTCCACTCTGCACATCAAGTATGGCAAAGACCTCTCCGTGACGCTTCAAGGGCAATGTCAATTCCGAAACGGTCGGGCAGTCCGAAGTGAGGTTCGCGGTGGTGTAGCGGCTGTCTTGTTGGACGTTTCCTACATTGGCCATTGACCCCCGCAGTGCCACCCACACGGTAATTCCGGGTCCCGACAGAGGCAAACGTGTGTCGCTTGAATTGTCGAGGGAGACAAACCCCTTTTGGGCACGAAGGACCAGCTCATGGCTGGCTTTTTCAAGGGTCCAGAGCGAGCAATTCACGTAGCCGAACCTCTCCTTGATGATGGCCAGAATTTGCTCCACGAGTTGATCCACCACGAGCGTGGAAACAAGCGTTTTACCGATTTCCTGGAGCGTGGCGACCTCCTTCACGGTCGCTATGTATTTCTCCCGGTGCCGCTTGGTTCGTTCCATAATCAGGCAACTGAATACCATGACGAGGAAGAACACGGTGACGCGTACGCCCTCTGCCTGCGTGTTCAGAGTCTCATATCCGGAGAGGTGCAATAACAGCGTGAGGTAGGCGATGACAAACAGAGAGCTGATAATGAGGCCGTCGCGAAGGCCGACCAGACTTACCATGAAAACAAAGGGAAGAAAAATGACTGAGAAGAGCAGACTGCGCGCCTCATGGGCAACATAAAGATAATAAGTGAGCCACAAGATGGAGAGGAAAACCGGGATGTAAATGAAATGAGGATCGAATAAAAGCTTTCCGTCCAGGCGGCTTTGAAGCACGAGGAGCAACAAAAGGCTGTTGGCCAGAAAGAAAACAATGCACCACATCAACTCCCGCAGGCTCGTGCTGCTGAGGCCGAGCCACCGGCACAACCACAACACCGCGATGCCCAGCAGGTAACCAAAGGCTGCCAGCATGAGTCCCCGGCGTTTAGTCCGCCGGGCTGCCTCCTGTGTCGAGACGCTGTCGAAAGACTGAGCTATCATCGTGGTCTGAGGAGTGTCGGTAAATTAATGGAGAACTTCAATTATGGAACCCGGATAGGCGACCGCCGTCAACACAACCAGTTTAACATGAGTGCCGGCCTCTGGCGTGCTCTTTAGAGATCAAGGTTCAAAGTCCCAAGCCCAAGGTCCAAAGTCTTAAAACCCGTTCAAAGTTCCAGGTTCAAAAAACCTAGTTCAAAGTTCCAGGTTCAAAGTTCAAAGTTAAAACCCTGGGATTCCACGTTTTCAGCACTTGTTTTCCGACTTCTGACCTCTGATTTCCGGCTTCTTGCTTCCGGCCTCAGACTTCTGCCTTCCGACCTCCGACTTCTGCCATTAGCCTTCCCTCACCTAAGACCTGAAACCTGGTCCCTAACACTTGCTCTTCTGGCTTCCTGCCCCCGGCTTCTGACGTCCGACTTCCGCTCTCTGGCAACTGGCAACTGAAAACTGAAAACTGCTCTTCCAACCCCCCCCCAAAAGAAATGCCCACTCAGACGAGAAAATCTGAGTGGGCACGGGGTTTCGCTTGAACCTTATCTCAATCGCAAGGATTGAACCTGTTCACGCTTCCCTCTGCCGGAGATCCTGGATCGCACAGCGGCCACCACGGCCCCTGTTGAGACCAAGCCGGCAACGACTAGGAAAAATGTCATGGTGCGTGGTCATCTACCTTTCTACAGTGTGGTCGGAGTCTCGAGTCGAGCGGCGCACTGCATTCACTGTTGATTAACTCAGAACCCGGCGCCAGCATATCACCTCCAAAATAATTTTTCAAATTGTTCGAGAGCGCAGTGTCGAGAGCGCAGGAACCCTGCGTGGAAGATGGGGAGGGAAGGGTCTGATTCTAGGGCTTGCAATCATCGATAGGCTGTGAAACCATAAGTCGCGGTTCCGCAATCTCGACCGAGCCTGGCAAATCCAACGGTGTCCATTTCCGTGTGATCAGGGACAGCATGAAAGATCCACTCGCCTCCTCTCCTTCCGACTCAGGGGCGTCCGGCAGAAAACCCAAGAAATCACATCGGTCCGCTCGCCCGGATCCATTTACCCTCTCGGAGTCGGAGATGTTAAGCCAGTTGCCGCAGGCCATCGGTCCCAGCCTCTTCCTGGACCATTTCACCTCCGACGAAGTGTTTACCCAAATTGAGTCCACGAGCTTTCTTTCGGCCATGAAGAAAAAGGGCGTGCTGGCCCCACGGATTGAACTCGCGCGCGTTGAGCCGGATGAGCACCGTCTCATCGTCCTTGACGATTCTGAATCCGAGCCGATGAAAATGATCGAACTTCGGCTCGCGTTGATGCGGCTGGAGGTTCCCGTCCTGGCAGGATCTCCTTCTCTGACCGGTTTATTTGAGATGCTCGCGATTAACTGGGTCATGATGCAGAATCCGAGGGCTGCTTTTACGAAGGAGCGTCCCCAGCTCCCCGGGCAGGAACATCCCGGTCTGGGGCTGGGTCGAAAATGCCACGAGTTCCTGGTCCATCTGGGCGCCGGGCTTCGGCGGGACGGATTGGTCAATCATCCCCAATACTTTCACAACGCCGTCTTTTACCGCGATGATTACTATTTCATTGATCCCAAACGTCAGGGAGAACTGCTGGCCATGTTTCGTGATCTGGCCCGATACCCGATCGGGGTGGTGTCGCAGGCAATTGCGGATGGGAGGCTGGTGGACGTCCGACAACAGATGCGGATGGATTGGGACGCTGAGGAGATGGTCTGTCCCATCCAGGAACGTTTGAACGACTATTTTCAGGGCCGGGAGTACCGCGAGGTCGTCGAGGCGACGCTCTCCTCGTCCTCGTACGACCTGGCACCCTAGTGTTGAAAAGGAAGCGTCGCCGGCCTGGGGAATCGAGGGGCCAGGTCCCGGAAACCGAATGAAGGCCGGGCTTGATTTCTGCCTCTCCCGGCGTCATGATTTTCACTGCCACGGGTCAGGATCGAGGACTTCTGATCAGCTTCAATCCCGAAAGCATGAAGGGGGCGCAATGAGACGATATCGGTTTGGCATTGTTCACGTGGGTTTGATCCTGCTTTTCACGACGGCAGCATTTTCACAATCTCAGCCGCCGGTCGTCATGATCGTGGCCGGATCTCCTGAAGACAAGGCCTTGCGCGCGGTGGAAAACGAGCCGGATGCCGCCAAGCGGGTTCAGTTGCTGGATCAGTTCGTCAAGGATTTTCCCGCGATGGTGCAGGCGCCCGATGTCAACGAGATCTACGTTTTTGCCTATCAACAATTGAAAAACAGCGACAAGCTGATCGAGTACTCCGAAAAAGTCCTGGCGGTTAAGCCCAACGACATTGAGGTGCTGCCTCGTGCCATCAATGCCATGCTGGAGCAGCCCAGCCTGCTTGACAAAGCATGGGAATACGCCAAGCGTTATCAGACCCTGGCGCAAAATCCGGATACGGCAAGTGTGGGGCGGGCCCTCAGTGATCAGGACCGAGTTCGCATCCAGGCGGACGCCAAGGCGCTGTACGGTGCCGCGCGACAACAAAAGGAATATGCGATCTTACAGGCCGCATACCAGGAAGCGAACAATGACAAAAAAATCGCCGACCTGGAGAAGTTCGTTCAGGAATTTCCGGACTCGCCCCAGATTTGCGGCGCTTACTCGATCCTCGCCGTGACGTTCCTCCAAAAGCGAGACATCGCAAAGAGCGTGGAGAATGCGCAAAAATGCCTCCAGGCCAATCCGGATGATCTGGATATGCGGGTCCTCCTCGCGGATTTGCAGATCGAGGACAAGACTAAGACCAAAGAGACGGCGGAATTGATCCGAAGAGCCATTGAGCTGGCGGATGCCCTGGAATCGAAGCCGGTCCCCGAGGGTCAGAACGAAGCGGACTGGACCAAGCGCAAGAACTACCTCCGAGGGTCCGCTCATGGCTTGCGGGGGTACCTTGATTTGAAATCGGGGCAATACGCGAAGGCCCTGCCGGATTTGGAGCTCGCCTATAAGCTGCTGGGTGATGATCCCACCCTCCTTTACAGACTCGGCTTTGCGCTCGCCAAGCTGCGAAGGAATAGCGAAGCAGAAAACTATCTGTCCCGGGCTGCCAAGATGCCGGGTCCATTCCAACAGGCCGCCAAGAAAGCATTGAGTGAGTTGGGGCGTTAACGATGCCGGCAATTCTTGAAGTCAGAAATCTGAAAAAGGTCTTTTCGATCAACCCCGGACGCTCGGCAAGAAAATCGGGGGGGTCGAAAACGGTCACCGCGGTGGATGGCATTAATTTCACCGTCAACGAGGGGGAAGTATTCGGACTGCTTGGACCGAACGGGGCGGGCAAGACCACCACTATCGGCATTCTGACCACCCGCATTACTCCCACCGAAGGGACGGGCTACATTGCAGGGATTGACGTGGCCCGCGAGCCCATTCGGGCGAAACAGATTATCGCCGTGGTTCCCCAAAAAATGAATCTGGATCGGAGTCTGAAGGTCCGCGAGAATCTCACCTTTCACGCCGCCTATTTTGGCATGGCCAAAAAGAGACGCGAAGAGCGCGCCGACGAGTTGCTGGAATGGCTGCAGCTGAAGGACCGCGCCTATGATCGCGTCGATCGATTGTCCGGAGGCATGACGCAACGTGTCATGATCGCACGCGCGCTCATGCATGACCCCAAGATCCTTTTTTTGGACGAAGCAACAGTGGGGTTGGACCCCCAGTCCCGGCTTTTGATCTGGGAGAAAATCAAGGATCTGAACCGCAGGGGCCTGACCGTGATTCTCACCACGCACCACATGGAAGAAGCCGACGAACTCTGTCAGCGGGTTGCCGTGATTGATCATGGCAAGATCATAGCGCTCGACACCCCCGGGAATCTGAAGAAAATGATTCCCGGCGGCGAAGTCATAGAGATGCATCTGGCTTCAAACACCGACCCCTTGCTGGCAACCCTCGATGCCATCCCGGAGGTGCAGCGGGTGG encodes the following:
- a CDS encoding sensor domain-containing diguanylate cyclase, encoding MIAQSFDSVSTQEAARRTKRRGLMLAAFGYLLGIAVLWLCRWLGLSSTSLRELMWCIVFFLANSLLLLLVLQSRLDGKLLFDPHFIYIPVFLSILWLTYYLYVAHEARSLLFSVIFLPFVFMVSLVGLRDGLIISSLFVIAYLTLLLHLSGYETLNTQAEGVRVTVFFLVMVFSCLIMERTKRHREKYIATVKEVATLQEIGKTLVSTLVVDQLVEQILAIIKERFGYVNCSLWTLEKASHELVLRAQKGFVSLDNSSDTRLPLSGPGITVWVALRGSMANVGNVQQDSRYTTANLTSDCPTVSELTLPLKRHGEVFAILDVQSGRLNGFTRNDERVLSAVADYASIALANARWVDVRANRDGLTGLYNHRFLMEQLELELHRMNRLGKPCSFVMCDIDRFKSINDVHGHLTGDAILKQVSVLLMNSLRDSDIIARYGGDEFSAILPNTTRPDALGVAEKLRHKTQEAVFWGDHHDGPYRATASFGVATYPEDAHTPADLIRLADERLYQAKQRGRNCVLPSPVQSL
- a CDS encoding DUF3471 domain-containing protein, giving the protein MKRFLRPDFSAYGLGGGLADYRSRRIVSHTGSLAGVVSRVTLVPDPKLGIVVLTNQERGDVFQAVTYHPLDEYLGAPPTDWVTAYYPVLQTDEAKAKEEENKQKANRATGSKASLPLEKYAGEYRDAWYGTISLALQNGTLAIRFDHTPALVGSLEHWQYDTFIARWRDRSLVADAFVTFSLKPDGTIDQMKMAPVSPLTNFSFDFQDLLFNPVVREKKGSQ
- a CDS encoding ATP-binding cassette domain-containing protein; the encoded protein is MPAILEVRNLKKVFSINPGRSARKSGGSKTVTAVDGINFTVNEGEVFGLLGPNGAGKTTTIGILTTRITPTEGTGYIAGIDVAREPIRAKQIIAVVPQKMNLDRSLKVRENLTFHAAYFGMAKKRREERADELLEWLQLKDRAYDRVDRLSGGMTQRVMIARALMHDPKILFLDEATVGLDPQSRLLIWEKIKDLNRRGLTVILTTHHMEEADELCQRVAVIDHGKIIALDTPGNLKKMIPGGEVIEMHLASNTDPLLATLDAIPEVQRVEPLDGMVRLYVTPGSKLLTRLVSIVEDHQCELLDVRVSHPTLENVFIFLTGKGLRE